The genomic region AGGTCGGTGGTGCCGTGGATGTCGGTGAGTCCTATGAACAGGCCGCCGCGCGCGAGCTGGCCGAAGAGCTGGGCCTTCGTGTGCTGCCGCGCTTGCTGTTCACCTTCCTGAACCGCAGCGGTGTGAGCCCTCACTGGCTCGGCGTGCACGAAGCCGTGGTGCCGGACACGGTGGCCGCCGATCCTGACGAGGTCGCCTGGCATGGCTGGCTGACCGAGCCGGAGCTGCGGTCGGCCCTGCTGGAGTGGCGCTTCACCCCCGACAGCCACGAAGCCTTCAGCCGGTACCTCGAGTTCCGGACCTCGCAGTCCTGACCTTTCTCGCCTTTCGGGCTGGGACGCCTGCTTGTGGCCAACGCGCCCCGGACCTGCAATGTGAACTGAACGGGTCCCGATCAAATCTGCGGAGCCAACCGCGCTCCGATGAGTAGCTGCGCACGGCGATAAATCGGACGACAGGCAGAGCCACGACACACTGTGATGACCCCATACCGTCCGCCGCACGGAGTGAACCAACCACAGGAGCTGTCTTGGCAACCGCGAGAACGGCGGACTCCCGACCCGAGATCGATGCCGCACTCGTCAGGCGCCTGATCGACACCCGGTTCCCGCGGTGGGCAAGACTGCCTCTTAAGCTGCTTGACCCGGCCGGCTCCGACCATGTGATCTACCGGCTGGGCGAGGAGCTGGCCGTCCGGATGCCCCGCCATGCCGGGGTCATCGGTCAGGCCAGGAAGGAGTTCCAGTGGCTACCCCGACTCGCCCCGTACCTCCCCCTGACCATTCCGGTACCGGTAGAGGTGGGGGAACCCAGCTTGGGCTATCCGTGGCCGTGGGCGGTGTCCCGATGGCTTGAAGGTGAAGTGGCGACCGTCGACGCACTGGCCGACTCCACCAGGACCGCGGTCGAACTGGCGCACTTCCTGGCCGCTCTACAGCGGTTTACACCCGAGAACACACCCAAGACTGCCCGCGAATATCTCACCAGTTGGTCGTTGTCCGAACGAGACCGCGCGACGCGGGTCGCCATCGCAAAGGTCGATGGCATTTTCGACGCCACGGCGATGACCAAGCTGTGGGATGCGGCCGTGAGCGCCCCCGGATGGGATGGCCCTCCGGTGTGTTTCCACGGCGACTTCCACACGGGCAACCTGCTGACCATCCACGGCCACCTCAGCGCCGTCATTGACTTTGGCGGGCTCGGTATCGGTGACCCGGCTTGCGACCTGCTGATCGCCTTCACCCTGATGACGGCCAGCAGCCGAGCCTCCTTCCGTAACGCGCTCGGTGTGGACGACGCCACATGGTTGCGAGGCCGCGGCTGGGCCATGGCCACCGGTCTGAACGCCTACACCTCCTACGCCGCCGTCAACCCTCGGGTCGCCGCGCAGACCACCCGGCAGATCACCGAGGCGCTCATCGGCTGATAGGGGCACCAGTGGAGACCCGGCCCGATCGCCCGTGCCAAGTGCGCCCGCAGGCCGAAGCCGGCCTGAGTAGTGGGACCCTGGGAAGCCCCAGTCCAGCTCCTGCCACTTCCTCTGCCGCCAGCCCACGCGGAGGTCTTCGGCTGGTATCTGCACCGCCTCGCCGCCGCACATCACGTGACGTCGGGCCAACTGGCGAAAACCCTGACGTCATTCAAAAACGTGCTGATCGAAAAACGGACGGGACGCGTTATGGCGCTGGACTCCGGTAGTTCTGCCACGGCTGGCACTCCTGACGGGTCTCATCCACGAGACCCTTCGGATGCTGCTGCCGGCGATCTCCCAGATTGAGGCACGTACGCGCTCCTCGACATGCTGGCCGACGTGGTCACCCCGACGACATCGGTCGAGACCTCGCAGAGTTCCAACGCCGCTTACCCGTTGGCACCCCTCCCCTGGCCGGTCCCTCCCTCGTCGGACTCGGCCAGGAGCGCGCCACGGTAGTACGGCGCATCGACCGGTGCGCGGAAGAGCAGTCAGTACCTCGGCAGAGGCCCTCCTGAACCCCTCAATCAGCTTCTGACGATGCAGAATGGATGCCCAGCCGGATCAGTGAGGACTCGCGCCCTGTCGCCATGTGGCTGGTGGTCCGGCTTGCCCGCACCCAACTCCAGCAACCGGGCCTCGGCCACGTCCAAGTCCTCATCGACCTTGAAGCAGATATGGAGCTGCTGGGGGACCATTTGGTCGGGCCAGCTCGGAGCCCGGTAGTCGTCGACCCGTTGAAAGCCGATGAGGAGTCCGTGTTCGCCGTTGAGACCCGCAAAGTCGGCATCTGACTTCGGGTGCAGTTCATGGTCGGTTGCCTGCTGATAGAACGCCGCCAGAGCCAGCGGATCAGAGCAATCGAGCGTTATCGCAACCAACTTGATCTGCATGGGCATGGCATCTCCGAGCCGGTCGGTGGACTTCCGCGATGAACACCCTAGTGGCGGCTGCCTATGGCCGAGCGGGACACCGACAGCCGACCTGTCCCACTCAACCGTAGGCAACACAGCTCAGAGCCTCCCCCTGCCCACAGTTATCTGGGACGGGACAACTTCCAGCGTCAGCAGTCGCCTTCCAGCAGTTGTTGTCCCCACCGGGGTAGGGCGACACACCACCATCCCGCGGGCGCAAATTCGTTGTGGTAGCCGGCGTGCGCTACTGCGATGTCATACCGTTCCGCTCACAGACTCGACGATTCCTGTCGCTGCGGGGGCAGATGACGCAAGCAACATCGACGAAACCTCGCTGGCTGCTCGCGTGGCTTGTTCCGCTGAAGGTGGGCCAGTCTCGGTCTGTCTGAACCATTCGGTCGCGTGACTCAGTCAACCTCGGCCATTTGTCGATCTGATCTGCCGAATCACCCCAGCGTGGTCGCCCAGTTGGGCGCTGATCTGGGCAGAGACTGAGAAGTCCTCCTCGCAGTCCGGGCAGGTTGCATCGCCGAAGATGTAGGTCAACACCCTGGCGACCTCTTGCTGGTCGTGAGCGAGCGCGACATCGTGGAGAGGTCGACCAATGCCGGTCAGGCCGGTGAGGTCGGTGGGACGCAGAGCCTTCGTCTCCACGTGATTGTCCGACAGCGCGTGATCACCGCTGGTCGAAGCTGGCCGAGTACACGCTGCCCTGGTGGCACAGTGCCGACCAGAGGTCGGTC from Streptomyces sp. NBC_01267 harbors:
- a CDS encoding aminoglycoside phosphotransferase family protein yields the protein MATARTADSRPEIDAALVRRLIDTRFPRWARLPLKLLDPAGSDHVIYRLGEELAVRMPRHAGVIGQARKEFQWLPRLAPYLPLTIPVPVEVGEPSLGYPWPWAVSRWLEGEVATVDALADSTRTAVELAHFLAALQRFTPENTPKTAREYLTSWSLSERDRATRVAIAKVDGIFDATAMTKLWDAAVSAPGWDGPPVCFHGDFHTGNLLTIHGHLSAVIDFGGLGIGDPACDLLIAFTLMTASSRASFRNALGVDDATWLRGRGWAMATGLNAYTSYAAVNPRVAAQTTRQITEALIG
- a CDS encoding VOC family protein; the protein is MPMQIKLVAITLDCSDPLALAAFYQQATDHELHPKSDADFAGLNGEHGLLIGFQRVDDYRAPSWPDQMVPQQLHICFKVDEDLDVAEARLLELGAGKPDHQPHGDRARVLTDPAGHPFCIVRS
- a CDS encoding NUDIX hydrolase; its protein translation is MDELVERVDDQDGVLGVVVSRRQAIREGWLHRVAVTVCRDERGRILVHRRSEQLSRFPGLYEVEVGGAVDVGESYEQAAARELAEELGLRVLPRLLFTFLNRSGVSPHWLGVHEAVVPDTVAADPDEVAWHGWLTEPELRSALLEWRFTPDSHEAFSRYLEFRTSQS